In bacterium, one genomic interval encodes:
- the cooS gene encoding anaerobic carbon-monoxide dehydrogenase catalytic subunit codes for MKKEDKSIDKASQELLEIAEKEGIDTAWDRYETMVPQCGFGELGLCCRNCLLGPCRIDPFEEGPQKGVCGATPEIIAARNLTRMIAAGAAAHSDHGRDIAHTLLLTAQGKTKGYGVKDEQKLLSLAGELGIKTNGRDKKEITKEVAEKVFSEFGQQHGELQFSHRAPEKRQALWRKLGIMPRGIDREIVEVMHRTTMGVDNDCENLITHGMRTALGDGWGGSMIATELSDVLFGTPRPIRAKVNLGVLKQDEVNLVVHGHEPTLSDVIVTASQDKELIELAKKNGAKGINLAGICCTANEILMRHGIPIAGNFLQQELAITTGAVDLMLVDVQCIMPALSSVAKCFHTKIVSTSPKAKFPGAEHVEFKEEEALPIAKKIVRMAVENFKNRMKEKVNIPNEKMDLVAGFTAETVFKFLGGKYRATYRPLNDAIISGRLRGVAGIVGCNNPKIKQDWGHVEMAKELIKNDVLVVVTGCSAIASAKAGLLKPEAAFQYAGKGLQEICETVGLPPVLHVGSCVDNSRILITLSNVVAEGGLGDDISDLPVAGAAPEWMSEKAVAIAFYVVASGVFTVLGNPFPILGSKEVTDLLTKRLEKIVGANFAFESDPIKAAHLMIDHINKKREALKLKPVMYEREKMVVK; via the coding sequence ATGAAAAAGGAAGACAAGTCAATAGATAAGGCGAGCCAGGAACTGTTGGAGATTGCAGAAAAAGAAGGAATCGATACTGCCTGGGATAGATATGAAACAATGGTTCCCCAGTGTGGGTTTGGTGAACTTGGTCTTTGCTGCAGGAACTGTCTTTTAGGACCTTGCCGGATTGACCCCTTTGAGGAGGGCCCTCAAAAAGGGGTTTGTGGAGCTACACCGGAGATTATTGCCGCCCGAAATTTAACCCGTATGATTGCTGCCGGGGCAGCTGCCCATTCTGACCACGGACGGGACATTGCCCATACGTTGCTATTGACTGCTCAAGGAAAGACAAAGGGTTACGGGGTTAAAGATGAACAGAAATTGCTTTCCCTCGCTGGCGAGTTGGGAATAAAAACTAATGGAAGAGATAAAAAAGAGATTACAAAGGAAGTGGCAGAAAAAGTATTTTCTGAGTTCGGTCAGCAGCATGGAGAGCTGCAATTTTCTCACCGTGCTCCAGAGAAGAGACAAGCCTTATGGCGGAAACTGGGAATTATGCCCAGAGGAATCGACAGGGAGATAGTGGAGGTAATGCATCGTACAACCATGGGAGTGGATAATGATTGTGAAAATCTCATAACTCATGGTATGAGAACTGCCTTAGGAGATGGATGGGGTGGCTCTATGATTGCTACCGAACTTTCCGATGTCCTTTTCGGGACCCCCAGACCCATCCGCGCCAAGGTGAACTTAGGTGTACTTAAACAGGATGAAGTCAACTTAGTAGTCCATGGCCACGAGCCCACGCTTTCAGATGTTATTGTGACTGCTTCTCAGGACAAGGAGCTCATCGAACTTGCCAAAAAGAACGGAGCAAAAGGTATTAACTTAGCTGGAATCTGCTGCACTGCTAATGAGATTTTAATGCGCCATGGTATTCCTATTGCGGGAAATTTCCTTCAGCAGGAACTGGCCATAACCACGGGAGCGGTCGATTTGATGCTGGTGGATGTTCAGTGCATAATGCCAGCTCTTTCCTCGGTAGCTAAATGTTTCCATACAAAGATAGTTTCTACTTCTCCCAAAGCAAAATTTCCCGGAGCAGAACATGTGGAGTTTAAAGAAGAGGAAGCTCTGCCTATTGCCAAAAAGATTGTAAGGATGGCGGTGGAGAATTTCAAGAATAGAATGAAAGAGAAAGTTAATATACCCAATGAAAAAATGGATTTAGTGGCGGGATTTACTGCGGAGACTGTATTTAAATTTCTGGGAGGGAAATACCGAGCTACCTATCGTCCTTTGAACGATGCCATAATCAGTGGTAGATTGAGAGGAGTAGCAGGTATCGTTGGCTGCAATAATCCCAAGATAAAGCAGGATTGGGGCCATGTAGAGATGGCTAAGGAGTTGATTAAGAACGATGTCTTGGTGGTAGTCACTGGTTGTTCAGCTATTGCCAGTGCTAAGGCAGGACTTTTGAAACCGGAAGCTGCATTTCAATACGCGGGAAAAGGTTTGCAGGAAATATGCGAAACAGTAGGGCTTCCCCCGGTTCTCCATGTTGGCTCTTGCGTGGACAACAGCCGAATCCTGATTACTCTCTCTAACGTCGTTGCCGAAGGTGGTTTGGGTGACGATATATCCGACTTGCCTGTTGCTGGAGCTGCTCCAGAATGGATGAGCGAGAAAGCAGTGGCTATCGCATTCTACGTTGTAGCTTCGGGTGTATTCACTGTGCTGGGCAATCCCTTCCCAATTTTGGGAAGTAAAGAAGTAACTGACTTACTGACTAAAAGATTGGAAAAGATTGTGGGAGCGAACTTCGCCTTTGAATCAGATCCTATAAAGGCTGCCCACCTGATGATAGACCACATCAATAAGAAGCGAGAGGCACTTAAGTTGAAACCAGTAATGTATGAAAGAGAAAAAATGGTGGTAAAATAG
- a CDS encoding AAA family ATPase, with product MKLAITGKGGVGKTTLAAGLALSFSQDGKRVIAIDADPDSNLAATLGFPEPEKIVPLVEMKELIAERTGVEPGTVGGYFKLNPKVDDIPDKFSREHQGIKLLLMGRVKKGGSGCFCPENAFLKAVLSYLFFSQEDVVILDMEAGIEHLGRGTAEGVDGLIVVVEPSMRSMETAFRIKSLAKDLKIERVFLLGNKVHGDEDIDFIRKNSSDFEILGFIWYNNTLVDKVTDSMIAEIKEIKKNLIRRQNEKGRQVNR from the coding sequence ATGAAATTGGCAATAACAGGTAAAGGGGGAGTGGGAAAGACTACTCTGGCTGCAGGATTGGCACTTAGTTTTTCTCAGGATGGGAAGAGAGTTATCGCTATTGACGCTGATCCCGACAGCAACCTGGCAGCCACTCTCGGTTTTCCTGAACCGGAGAAGATAGTCCCCCTTGTGGAGATGAAGGAACTGATTGCAGAGAGAACAGGGGTTGAACCCGGCACAGTGGGAGGATACTTCAAGCTCAATCCCAAAGTGGACGATATTCCTGATAAGTTTTCCAGAGAGCATCAGGGCATAAAACTTCTACTTATGGGAAGGGTAAAGAAGGGCGGGAGTGGATGCTTCTGTCCTGAAAATGCTTTTCTTAAGGCAGTACTTTCCTATCTATTTTTTAGTCAGGAAGATGTGGTAATTCTGGATATGGAAGCAGGAATAGAACATTTAGGAAGAGGTACGGCAGAAGGAGTGGATGGTCTCATTGTAGTTGTGGAGCCGAGCATGAGGTCTATGGAGACGGCATTTAGAATTAAGTCTCTGGCAAAAGATTTGAAAATAGAAAGAGTCTTTCTTCTGGGTAATAAGGTTCATGGCGATGAAGATATAGATTTCATTAGAAAGAATAGTTCCGATTTTGAAATTCTGGGATTCATTTGGTATAATAATACGTTAGTCGATAAAGTGACAGATTCTATGATTGCAGAAATAAAAGAAATTAAGAAAAATCTAATAAGGAGGCAGAATGAAAAAGGAAGACAAGTCAATAGATAA
- the ilvE gene encoding branched-chain-amino-acid transaminase yields MEKIFLNGSFVNLTQAKISVFDRGFLYGDGLFETMRAYWGEVFRLEDHLDRLFRSAKEIELSFSYTRKELKNIIKRILKTNNLSEAYIRLTLSRGVSETGLISKSKSSATLVIVARKFKPLSLSEYKRGWRVTVVETRQNQASPLSRLKSLNFLNNILARKEAKAKGVDEGILLNTVGDVTEASTSNIFLVKRGIVITPPEESGLLPGITRRVVLELATSLGLKVYKRRISLDELIGVEEAFLTNSLIEIMPLVEIDCRRIGKGKPGTLTQRIHKAYKILVKNEIKVKR; encoded by the coding sequence ATGGAGAAAATCTTTCTCAATGGTTCTTTTGTGAATCTTACCCAGGCAAAAATTTCCGTCTTCGATAGAGGATTTCTCTATGGAGATGGTCTATTTGAGACAATGCGAGCCTATTGGGGTGAAGTTTTTCGCCTGGAAGACCATCTGGATAGGCTATTCCGTTCGGCAAAAGAAATAGAGCTCTCTTTCTCCTATACTCGAAAAGAGCTAAAAAATATAATCAAGAGAATACTAAAAACAAATAATCTTTCCGAAGCTTATATAAGACTTACTCTTTCCAGAGGAGTTTCCGAGACTGGCTTAATTTCTAAATCTAAATCTTCAGCTACTCTGGTAATAGTGGCCAGAAAGTTCAAGCCACTTTCTCTCTCAGAGTATAAAAGAGGATGGAGAGTTACAGTAGTTGAGACTAGACAGAATCAGGCATCGCCACTCTCCAGATTGAAGTCACTCAACTTTCTAAATAACATATTGGCCAGAAAAGAGGCAAAAGCCAAGGGAGTTGATGAGGGAATTTTACTCAATACTGTAGGTGATGTTACTGAAGCTTCGACGAGCAATATCTTTTTGGTGAAAAGGGGAATTGTAATTACACCACCAGAAGAGTCGGGGTTACTGCCCGGGATAACGCGAAGAGTCGTCTTGGAGTTGGCTACCAGCCTGGGACTTAAGGTATATAAAAGAAGAATTTCCTTAGATGAACTGATAGGAGTAGAGGAGGCTTTCCTTACTAATTCTTTAATTGAAATTATGCCCCTGGTAGAAATCGATTGTCGTCGAATCGGCAAGGGAAAGCCAGGTACCCTCACTCAGAGAATCCATAAGGCCTATAAAATCTTAGTGAAAAACGAAATTAAGGTCAAAAGATAG
- the pabB gene encoding aminodeoxychorismate synthase component I — translation MKELVEPLQWIGEISTLSPPHKLFRQFLNSRYSFFLESGGSVGNFSRYSFIGSEPFLVFKSKGDQIEICEQGQTQRFSGDPFDVLKRLISQYNLASSGHSPFPGGAVGYFGYDLCHFVEKLPRNSFDDLQLPDCYLGFYDLVLSFDHLTGRLFISSSGLPEKEPARRRERAKWRLEEMLNKLNKASWEDFSVREEYNIGEISSNFSRPAYLDAIERVKEYIRAGDIFQVNLSQRFVCSRMALPFTIYEKLRRINPAPFASLLNFPELSVVGASPERFLRISGRKVETRPIKGTRPRGRDDLEDKELARELWESEKDKAELIMIVDLERNDLGRVCEYGSVKVPKLITLETYPTVFHLVSTVEGVLKEDKDHIDCLRACFPGGSITGAPKIRAMEIIDELEPNQRGVYTGSIGYIGFNGETDLNIVIRTMVMTGEKIYFHAGGGIVADSDPASEYEETLHKAKALIKTLSIEKGKETLTHPSSL, via the coding sequence GTGAAGGAGTTAGTCGAACCCTTACAGTGGATAGGAGAAATTTCCACTTTATCTCCTCCACATAAGTTATTCCGGCAATTTCTGAATAGCCGCTATAGCTTTTTCCTGGAAAGTGGAGGTTCCGTAGGCAATTTCAGCAGGTATTCGTTCATCGGTAGTGAGCCCTTTCTTGTGTTCAAGAGCAAGGGAGACCAGATTGAAATTTGTGAACAAGGACAGACTCAGAGATTCTCGGGAGACCCTTTTGATGTCCTCAAACGGCTCATTTCTCAGTACAACTTAGCTTCTTCTGGACATTCTCCTTTTCCCGGTGGAGCAGTCGGTTATTTTGGCTATGACTTATGCCATTTCGTGGAAAAATTGCCCAGAAACAGCTTTGACGATTTACAACTTCCCGACTGCTATTTAGGTTTTTATGACCTGGTGTTATCTTTCGACCACTTAACGGGTAGACTGTTCATCTCTTCGTCGGGTCTTCCGGAAAAAGAACCGGCCAGAAGAAGAGAGAGAGCCAAGTGGCGACTGGAAGAGATGCTGAATAAATTGAACAAGGCTTCGTGGGAAGATTTCTCAGTCAGGGAAGAATACAATATTGGGGAAATAAGCTCGAATTTTTCACGGCCAGCTTATCTTGATGCTATAGAGAGAGTCAAAGAGTATATCAGGGCAGGAGACATCTTTCAGGTAAACCTTTCCCAGAGGTTTGTATGCTCCCGGATGGCTTTGCCGTTTACTATATATGAGAAGCTTCGTCGCATTAATCCGGCGCCGTTTGCCAGTTTGTTAAATTTTCCTGAGCTCAGTGTAGTAGGGGCCTCTCCCGAAAGGTTCCTGCGCATATCGGGAAGAAAGGTCGAGACCCGTCCTATCAAAGGCACGCGGCCCCGGGGTAGAGACGACCTCGAAGATAAAGAGTTAGCCAGGGAACTCTGGGAAAGTGAAAAGGATAAAGCAGAACTAATAATGATAGTTGACCTGGAAAGAAATGATTTGGGGAGAGTTTGCGAATACGGCTCTGTAAAGGTACCCAAACTCATCACTCTGGAGACCTATCCCACAGTCTTTCATCTTGTTTCTACGGTGGAGGGAGTGCTAAAGGAAGACAAAGACCACATCGACTGTTTAAGAGCCTGTTTTCCAGGGGGGTCGATAACAGGTGCGCCCAAGATAAGGGCTATGGAGATAATCGATGAGCTGGAGCCAAATCAGAGGGGGGTTTACACTGGCTCTATCGGATACATAGGATTTAATGGCGAAACCGACCTCAACATTGTAATTAGAACCATGGTAATGACTGGTGAAAAGATATACTTCCACGCTGGTGGCGGAATTGTAGCCGACTCTGATCCCGCGTCAGAATATGAGGAGACGCTACATAAAGCCAAAGCTCTAATAAAAACGCTTTCCATAGAAAAAGGGAAAGAGACGCTTACCCATCCAAGCAGTTTATAA